The following are encoded together in the Culex pipiens pallens isolate TS chromosome 1, TS_CPP_V2, whole genome shotgun sequence genome:
- the LOC120417189 gene encoding lateral signaling target protein 2 homolog has protein sequence MDSLRKWLNKPKADDKSLLARFYHADRALTAVASELDSFDGRAEPVRCTRLVGRLRQGQDRVLAITNQIMDELLGEDRAARAFRAKFPEEVLQESLAGQLWFGAECLAAGSSIMNREVESATMRPLAKAVTKSLDNVRNLLREQCLRNNTPNSLTLRLDVNDAATEQLYESLKIFDRLFAEFELLYVSAMVQVKSKQEYEMQELICVLFSETLQRALKVGLLEQEQVDSYDPALMFSIPRLAIVAGLVIFKEGPLNMDQPADDISEMFRPFRKLLIKMRDLLRTLTKHELYQLEKLLCTNEEISLKEQQIICDGNEIVGGGQSPSAAPNPARDDTVVIVTTSATVNSSDNLRGQEPEEDISSFYTSNNRRTVDSEPNEDDDVSESNDEDEDEEEVDEDDPANILKDALVTSDCASGYLIPNTNFGNLLQTNEAPLTDSFIATDEELKLASGAASSHARIEQILSESNQKLTDSGLGTANPSLDHSPELETERPVTSSHPIAQSSSSSSEEEGEVDEYDEDDSESTLCEPKSHHTKHQRRQRHHHHHHRKHYSKHRSSAAGSAGTSGTTCLAAERQISSCDTSPSSGGLPSECGSSTSGGSSGSSSGGSGDADAAQEVAMAIRAAGRIKFKTTENLLHRLFVCIAGVADQLQTNFAADLRQMLKSVFVINSSPPEPEDPPEPAANSTDKPKEPDPADLFEFRASEQDVITNSGGSSQSIYSAEEVNAEDPHDSVFGSPPGGASPVRASSAPRTMMTTAASSENGSVTVNVSVSVVTAGSGGSGSGSSRSSQERSVSLSETSIVVEGSGGNTRRHSAIGTKGEYGRSRSSPSSPVNVGSMMEERRMPEAPPRWIPDGDAPRCMACASSFTPFRRRHHCRNCGGVFCGGCSSASAPLPKYGLTKAVRVCRECFVREVGV, from the exons GCTGACGACAAATCGCTGCTGGCGCGGTTTTACCACGCGGACCGCGCCCTGACGGCGGTGGCCAGCGAGTTGGACAGCTTCGACGGTCGGGCGGAACCGGTTCGCTGTACCCGGCTGGTCGGACGGTTACGACAGGGGCAG GACCGCGTGCTGGCCATCACGAACCAGATCATGGACGAGCTGCTCGGCGAGGACCGGGCGGCCCGTGCCTTCCGTGCCAAGTTTCCCGAGGAGGTGCTCCAGGAGAGTCTCGCCGGTCAGCTGTGGTTCGGGGCGGAGTGTCTGGCGGCTGGGTCGTCGATCATGAACCGAGAGGTGGAGAGCGCAACGATGCGTCCGCTGGCGAAGGCCGTCACGAAGAGTCTGGACAACGTGCGGAACCTGTTGCGGGAGCAGTGCCTTCGGAACAATACGCCGAACAGTTTGACGCTGCGACTGGACGTGAACGACGCCGCCACGGAGCAGCTGTACGAAAGCTTGAAGATCTTTGACCGGTTGTTTGCCGAGTTTGAGCTGCTGTACGTGAGCGCGATGGTGCAGGTCAAGTCCAAGCAGGAGTACGAGATGCAGGAACTGATTTGCGTACTGTTCTCGGAGACGCTGCAGCGGGCGCTCAAGGTCGGACTGCTCGAGCAGGAACAGGTGGACTCGTACGACCCGGCGTTGATGTTTTCCATTCCGCGCCTTGCCATCGTCGCCGGGTTGGTAATCTTCAAGGAAGGCCCACTGAACATGGACCAACCGGCGGACGACATTTCGGAAATGTTCCGCCCGTTCCGGAAGCTGCTGATCAAGATGCGTGACCTGCTACGGACACTCACCAAGCACGAACTTTACCAGCTGGAGAAGCTGCTGTGCACCAACGAAGAGATCAGTCTGAAGGAGCAACAAATAATCTGTGATGGAAACGAGATTGTCGGCGGTGGTCAGTCACCGTCGGCAGCTCCAAATCCGGCGCGGGACGACACGGTCGTAATCGTGACGACCAGCGCCACTGTAAATAGTAGTGATAATCTGCGCGGACAAGAGCCGGAAGAAGACATCAGTAGCTTTTATACCAGCAACAATCGCCGTACTGTAGATAGTGAACCGAACGAAGATGACGACGTGTCGGAAAGCAACGACGAAGACGAAGACGAGGAAGAAGTTGACGAAGACGACCCAGCCAACATCCTGAAAGATGCCCTGGTCACGTCGGATTGCGCCTCGGGATACCTTATTCCAAACACCAACTTTGGTAACCTGCTGCAGACAAACGAGGCACCCCTCACGGACAGCTTCATCGCCACTGACGAAGAGCTAAAACTAGCCAGCGGAGCAGCGTCCTCGCACGCCCGCATCGAGCAAATCCTCTCCGAAAGCAACCAAAAGCTAACCGACTCCGGCCTCGGTACCGCCAACCCCAGCCTGGACCACTCCCCCGAACTGGAAACGGAACGTCCCGTAACGAGCAGTCACCCAATCGCCCAGtcctcgtcctcctcctcgGAAGAGGAGGGCGAAGTGGACgaatacgacgaagacgacAGCGAATCAACGCTCTGCGAGCCGAAATCACATCACACCAAACACCAGCGCCGGCAACgacatcaccaccaccaccaccggaaGCACTACTCCAAGCATCGGTCGAGTGCGGCCGGATCGGCGGGAACGTCCGGTACGACATGCTTGGCCGCCGAGAGGCAAATCTCGAGCTGTGATACATCACCGTCATCGGGCGGACTGCCGAGCGAGTGCGGAAGCAGCACCAGCGGGGGAAGCAGCGGCAGCAGTAGCGGTGGAAGCGGGGACGCGGATGCGGCGCAGGAAGTGGCGATGGCCATCCGGGCTGCTGGGAGGATAAAGTTCAA GACCACGGAGAACCTGCTGCACCGCCTGTTTGTGTGCATCGCCGGCGTCGCGGACCAGCTGCAGACCAACTTTGCCGCTGACCTGCGCCAGATGCTGAAGAGCGTCTTCGTGATCAACTCGTCCCCACCGGAGCCGGAAGACCCACCGGAACCGGCTGCCAACTCGACGGACAAACCCAAGGAGCCGGACCCGGCCGATCTGTTCGAGTTCCGCGCCAGCGAACAGGACGTCATCACGAACAGTGGCGGTTCCAGCCAAAGCATTTACTCCGCCGAGGAGGTCAACGCGGAAGATCCGCACGATTCGGTGTTCGGGTCACCGCCGGGAGGTGCCTCACCGGTGCGAGCATCGTCCGCTCCGCGCACCATGATGACGACCGCGGCCAGCAGTGAGAACGGAAGCGTGACGGTGAACGTGTCGGTATCGGTTGTGACCGCCGGAAGTGGTGGCTCGGGAAGCGGCTCGAGCCGGAGTTCTCAGGAGCGCAGCGTTAGTCTGAGTGAAACGTCGATCGTGGTTGAGGGCAGTGGTGGCAATACCCGAAGACATAGCGCCATCGGTACCAAGGGAGAGTACGGCCGAAGTCGGTCCAGTCCGAGCAGTCCGGTCAACGTGGGCAGCATGATGGAGGAGCGTCGCATGCCGGAGGCTCCTCCGCGGTGGATTCCGGACGGGGACGCGCCCCGCTGCATGGCTTGTGCTTCGTCGTTTACGCCTTTCCGGAGGCGTCATCACTGCCGGAACTGTGGCGGAGTGTTCTGCGGTGGGTGCTCGAGCGCGTCGGCTCCGCTGCCCAAGTACGGGTTAACCAAGGCGGTCCGCGTCTGTCGGGAGTGCTTTGTACGCGAGGTTGGCGTCTGA
- the LOC120417207 gene encoding cilia- and flagella-associated protein 58, with amino-acid sequence MDQIEESGEDSQAPESTFEDDLIPKDITDDFFEEMCAKANLTVKDLQGNQQYALAEDFQKLLLTSQQLRQQLLDEQDKIAKMQDEVAAAAGRVGQALAISQRDQDTIQTLRAEIESAWKRADAAQTREQAAQETMNQMREKLEKLSSDSDRHGDKDDEVGAAMGKHKESILRERDRLFAEVEELNRRLHTQRVYIEELENKCNDTETKVKELYKVLDETSNEAFRDKRMLENLQIQHAEVTSELAIKTDEAKHFKAQAEASHKTTVQQNMQMAAIRTTLERLTTSNNLLQVKLAKAQGDFENMVQLKEKVTNELNTKVNILKLKEDENNKFRLENAKLTKSKELLQKKILTIETSKCTVDQEVSKLKTVIVTFEKERDVSKKAFDASKKQVDAVLRERDLARKDLAKTNKTISDLQEQIILLEKQQKTLENEIKGHMAATQKQSMVMMKIEKDRDRNAEEVQNLSDKLEQMNDDLLYKQNQIVELREKLKETESRLFQCQNSLELTRSERNIFERDLATCMKENDGLKDRLKSSVHAVDQLKDENATKVAEMFKANKTIDKIEKEKQSLKSEVQNISITLQHTKSELSEKMMENSRLNKTLTEDAANMVRLKKQLDGSINEKDLIKVQLTQKVEEITAMTEKLNMLNMALDRGESQYRDRLDDIRLLKIEISNLRSQRNLLARGLANTADMRQEVLQLNRVLNQERVKARALEDEMLTPMNVHRWRKLTGKDPEKMDLIVKVQTLQRRVLYQSVTVQEKEKTIEESEKMYGELKEVVEKLPHQKMKEQLCATQRVLTARTKKLKALSAEIRIKEVDSKSQECLVDELKKSLLETKKELVREKRDKQKLAETVRSALVPVGSGGGGSRRVQSHHGEVIVFQAQQRPNTNHGSKSAGYRMMGSGYKVTC; translated from the exons ATGGACCAGATCGAGGAGAGTGGCGAGGATTCGCAGGCCCCGGAGTCCACCTTCGAGGATGACCTCATTCCGAAGGATATCACCGATGACTTCTTCGAGGAGATGTGTGCCAAGGCGAACCTG ACGGTGAAAGACCTGCAGGGCAACCAGCAGTATGCGCTGGCGGAGGACTTTCAGAAGTTGTTGCTCACCAGCCAGCAACTGAGGCAGCAGCTGCTCGACGAGCAGGACAAAATCGCCAAAATGCAGGACGAAGTTGCGGCGGCCGCTGGCCGAGTGGGCCAAGCGCTGGCCATCTCCCAGCGCGACCAGGACACCATCCAGACGCTGCGGGCGGAAATCGAGAGCGCCTGGAAGCGGGCCGATGCGGCCCAAACGAGGGAGCAGGCGGCCCAGGAGACGATGAACCAGATGCGCGAAAAGCTGGAGAAGCTCTCCTCGGACTCGGACCGCCACGGGGACAAGGATGACGA GGTTGGAGCTGCGATGGGCAAGCACAAGGAGAGCATCCTTCGGGAACGTGACCGACTGTTCGCCGAAGTTGAAGAACTCAATCGGCGGCTTCACACCCAACGCGTCTACATCGAAGAACTGGAGAACAAGTGCAACGACACCGAGACCAAGGTCAAGGAACTGTACAAGGTGCTGGACGAGACCTCGAACGAGGCGTTCCGCGACAAGCGCATGCTGGAGAACCTGCAGATTCAGCACGCGGAGGTGACGTCCGAGCTGGCGATCAAAACCGATGAAGCGAAACACTTCAAGGCGCAAGCGGAAGCCAGCCACAAGACGACCGTGCAGCAGAACATGCAGATGGCCGCGATCCGAACCACGCTGGAACGGCTCACCACGAGCAACAACCTGCTGCAGGTGAAGCTGGCGAAGGCGCAGGGTGACTTTGAAAACATGGTCCAGCTGAAGGAAAAGGTCACCAACGAGCTCAACACCAAGGTGAACATCCTGAAGCTGAAGGAGGACGAGAACAACAAGTTCCGGCTGGAGAACGCCAAGCTGACCAAGAGCAAGGAACTGCTGCAGAAGAAAATACTGACGATCGAGACGTCAAAGTGTACCGTGGATCAGGAGGTGTCCAAGTTGAA GACCGTAATCGTCACCTTCGAGAAGGAGCGAGATGTTTCCAAGAAGGCGTTCGATGCTTCCAAGAAGCAAGTCGATGCGGTGCTTCGCGAGCGGGATCTTGCCCGGAAGGATCTTGCCAAAACCAACA AGACAATCTCCGATCTGCAGGAGCAGATCATTCTGCTGGAGAAGCAGCAAAAAACGCTGGAGAACGAAATCAAGGGTCACATGGCGGCAACGCAGAAGCAGAGCATGGTGATGATGAAGATCGAGAAGGATCGCGACCGCAACGCGGAGGAGGTGCAGAACCTGTCGGACAAGCTGGAACAGATGAACGATGACCTGCTGTACAAGCAGAACCAGATCGTGGAGCTGCGCGAGAAGCTGAAGGAAACGGAATCGCGACTGTTCCAGTGCCAGAACTCGCTGGAGCTGACGCGCAGCGAGCGGAACATCTTCGAGCGGGATCTGGCGACGTGTATGAAGGAAAACGACGGGCTGAAGGATCGGCTGAAGTCGTCGGTGCACGCGGTCGATCAGCTGAAGGATGAGAACGCGACAAAGGTGGCGGAAATGTTCAAGGCGAACAAGACGATCGACAAGATCGAGAAGGAGAAGCAGTCGCTCAAGTCGGAGGTGCAGAACATATCGATAACGCTGCAGCACACCAAGTCGGAACTGTCGGAGAAGATGATGGAGAACTCGAGGTTGAACAAGACGCTGACGGAGGATGCGGCGAACATGGTGCGGCTGAAGAAGCAGCTGGACGGATCGATCAACGAGAAGGATCTGATTAAGGTGCAGCTGACGCAGAAGGTCGAGGAGATTACCGCGATGACGGAGAAGTTAAACATGCTGAACATGGCGCTGGATCGGGGCGAGAGTCAGTATCGCGATCGGCTGGATGACATCCGACTGCTCAAGATTGAGATCAGCAACTTGCGATCGCAGAGGAATTTGCTGGCTAGGGGATTGGCGAATACGGCGGACATGCGACAGGAGGTGCTCCAGCTGAACCGAGTGCTGAATCAGGAACGCGTCAAGGCTCGGGCACTGGAGGACGAGATGCTGACACCGATGAACGTGCACCGCTGGAGAAAGCTGACCGGCAAGGATCCGGAAAAGATGGATCTGATCGTGAAGGTGCAGACGTTGCAGCGCCGAGTGCTGTACCAATCGGTGACGGTACAGGAGAAGGAGAAGACCATCGAGGAATCGGAGAAAATGTACGGTGAGCTGAAGGAAGTGGTGGAGAAGCTGCCGCACCAGAAGATGAAGGAACAACTGTGTGCAACGCAACGGGTGCTGACGGCTAGAACGAAGAAGCTGAAAGCACTTTCGGCTGAGATTCGGATCAAGGAGGTGGACAGCAAAAGCCAAGAGTGCTTGGTGGATGAACTCAAGAAGTCACTGCTGGAGACGAAGAAGGAGCTCGTGAGGGAG AAACGTGACAAGCAGAAGCTGGCGGAAACGGTTCGCTCGGCACTCGTTCCGGTTGGTTCCGGTGGTGGTGGGAGCCGTCGCGTTCAGTCACACCACGGAGAGGTGATCGTTTTTCAGGCTCAACAGCGGCCCAACACCAACCACGGCAGCAAGAGTGCCGGCTATCGGATGATGGGGTCCGGGTACAAGGTGACCTGCTAG